One window of the Esox lucius isolate fEsoLuc1 chromosome 8, fEsoLuc1.pri, whole genome shotgun sequence genome contains the following:
- the LOC105011881 gene encoding aquaporin-4, which yields MPSEIGLRLSGDYTRVNVSEHLNISESLSSRTCWSRCVNPFGAKKCRHISSLSWPAFCHRERIMVAFKGIWTQEFWRCVGAEFLAMMMFVLLSLGSTINWAVKEERPAQPDIVLISLCFGLSIATMVQCFGHISGAHINPAVTAAMVVTRRLSLAKAVFYLLSQCLGAVAGAAVLYEVSPPAVRGGMGVTLVNTSISVGHALVVELFITFELVFTVFATCDPKRNDLKGSAALAIGFSVCIGHLFAIPYTGASMNPARSLGPAVVTWSWENHWVYWVGPLLGGVIAAALYVYLFCPDPEMKRCYTEVLSKTGFNSSKYHDVQSSFRTDCDKLVKELPFTVMDVERAEQREREVLSSV from the exons ATGCCATCAGAAATAGGCCTACGTTTGAGTGGAGATTATACACGGGTTAATGTTTCAGAACATCTTAACATTTCAGAAAGTCTAAGTTCCAG GACCTGTTGGTCGCGTTGTGTAAATCCTTTTGGAGCCAAAAAGTGCAGACACATCTCATCTCTTTCCTGGCCCGCGTTTTGCCATAGAGAACGGATCATGGTGGCCTTCAAGGGTATCTGGACGCAGGAGTTCTGGCGTTGCGTCGGGGCGGAGTTCCTGGCCATGATGATGTTCGTCCTCCTGAGCCTGGGTTCCACCATCAACTGGGCGGTTAAGGAGGAGCGTCCAGCCCAGCCTGACATTGTCCTTATATCTCTTTGCTTCGGACTCAGCATCGCTACCATGGTCCAGTGCTTTGGACACATCAGCGGGGCCCATATTAACCCCGCCGTGACCGCTGCGATGGTTGTGACCCGGAGACTAAGCCTCGCAAAGGCTGTGTTTTACCTCCTTTCCCAGTGTCTGGGGGCTGTGGCAGGGGCAGCTGTGCTCTATGAGGTATCTCCACCAGCCGTCAGGGGCGGAATGGGCGTCACATTG GTAAACACCAGTATTTCTGTGGGCCACGCCCTGGTGGTAGAACTCTTCATCACATTTGAGCTGGTCTTCACAGTGTTCGCTACCTGTGACCCCAAACGCAACGACCTGAAGGGCTCGGCCGCCCTGGCCATAGGTTTCTCTGTCTGCATCGGACACCTGTTTGCT ATTCCCTACACTGGTGCCAGTATGAACCCTGCTCGTTCACTTGGGCCTGCTGTGGTCACCTGGAGCTGGGAGAACCACTGG GTGTACTGGGTCGGCCCGTTGCTGGGAGGTGTGATAGCTGCAGCTCTATATGTCTACCTGTTCTGTCCAGACCCTGAGATGAAGAGATGTTATACTGAAGTCCTCTCCAAGACCGGCTTCAATTCCTCAAAATACCATGATGTTCAGAGCAGTTTCAGAACAGACTGCGACAAACTGGTCAAAGAACTGCCTTTCACCGTGATGGATGTGGAGAGAGCtgaacagagggagagggaagttcTCTCTTCTGTATGA